One window from the genome of Dyadobacter sp. CECT 9275 encodes:
- a CDS encoding SIS domain-containing protein → MSSESKLLKEQYNISKELLGFTLAELQENEGYLTAKEIAQQPRLWQKTWQLVYENKEKLSDFLRSAFAEDSLTVVLTGAGTSAFIGNVLQGPFQKHTKKTTTAIATTDLILHPEQYLNKSATLLISFARSGDSPESLAAVNIADEYCEKVYHLIITCNPEGQLALSSVPGKKTALVFLLPPEADDQSLAMTGSFTSMLLAGLLIARIADISLLRVQVDTLSQFGENILENYSQPLRSAARLDFQRVVFLGSGPLRWVANESDLKVQELTDGTVICKSDSFLGFRHGPKAVINAATLLVYLFSNNAHVYRYENDLVKAVSLGERGLYRIGVIETAKKGIDTDLLIELSSNGESVDEEMLSVVSVLPAQLLGFYKSLELGLSPDKPSKKETITRVVRGVTIYPFSE, encoded by the coding sequence ATGTCATCCGAAAGCAAACTATTAAAGGAACAATATAACATTTCAAAAGAGCTGCTAGGGTTTACGTTGGCTGAGTTACAGGAAAATGAAGGATACCTGACCGCCAAAGAGATTGCGCAGCAACCCAGGCTCTGGCAAAAAACATGGCAGCTTGTATACGAAAACAAGGAAAAGCTGAGCGATTTTCTGCGTTCAGCTTTTGCGGAAGATTCTCTGACCGTGGTACTGACGGGTGCAGGTACCTCCGCGTTCATTGGGAATGTACTTCAGGGGCCCTTTCAGAAACACACAAAAAAAACGACTACGGCGATCGCCACAACGGACCTGATCCTTCACCCCGAGCAATACTTAAATAAAAGCGCTACGCTGCTGATATCCTTTGCCAGGTCAGGAGACAGTCCTGAAAGTCTGGCGGCGGTCAATATAGCGGATGAATATTGTGAAAAAGTGTACCACCTGATCATTACCTGTAATCCCGAAGGCCAGTTGGCACTTTCGTCGGTCCCCGGCAAAAAAACAGCCCTAGTATTTTTGCTTCCGCCAGAAGCGGACGATCAAAGCCTTGCCATGACAGGCAGCTTTACCTCCATGCTGCTGGCCGGGCTGCTCATTGCACGTATTGCGGACATCAGCCTTCTCCGCGTTCAGGTGGATACCCTTTCTCAGTTCGGAGAAAACATTTTGGAAAATTACAGTCAGCCACTCAGGAGTGCAGCCAGGCTTGATTTTCAGCGTGTTGTTTTTCTCGGTTCCGGCCCATTGCGCTGGGTAGCCAACGAGTCTGACCTCAAAGTTCAGGAACTGACCGACGGTACTGTCATTTGCAAGTCTGATTCCTTCCTCGGATTCAGACACGGGCCCAAGGCCGTTATCAACGCAGCTACGCTCCTCGTTTATCTTTTTTCCAACAATGCACACGTTTACCGATACGAAAACGACCTGGTAAAAGCTGTAAGCCTGGGGGAACGGGGACTCTACCGGATTGGAGTCATTGAAACTGCAAAAAAGGGAATCGATACCGACCTGCTCATCGAACTATCTTCCAACGGTGAATCAGTGGACGAAGAGATGCTTTCCGTTGTGAGTGTCCTCCCAGCCCAACTGCTCGGTTTTTACAAGTCGCTGGAATTGGGCCTGTCCCCCGATAAACCATCGAAGAAAGAAACCATCACCCGGGTAGTGAGAGGTGTAACCATTTACCCTTTTTCAGAGTAG
- a CDS encoding carbohydrate kinase family protein codes for MKDFDVSVIGELNIDFILNQIDSFPEIGKEILSRQMNVTLGSSSAIFASNLSSLDTKVAFIGKVGQDSFGELILATLKNKHVNTDAILRREDLKTGATVVLNFGEDRAMITHPGAMEDLAFTDIDWATVGRSRHLHLSSFFIQKGIRKDVPSIFKKAKEIGLTTSFDPQWDPGEEWQMDLEGILPYVDIFLPNKKELLHLTGHGSLQSAVRHIKSLANTIVVKLGNEGSALFTPDGEVFQPAFLNTDVVDAIGAGDSFNAGFIHKFVGGHPLPACQEFGNMIGAYSTTASGGTGAFSAGSNIHQNVKERFGYAEKQHD; via the coding sequence ATGAAAGATTTCGACGTATCCGTTATAGGCGAACTCAATATAGATTTTATCCTGAATCAGATCGATTCATTTCCTGAAATCGGCAAAGAGATACTGTCCAGGCAAATGAATGTAACCCTGGGAAGTTCGTCAGCGATCTTCGCCAGTAACCTGAGCAGCCTGGACACAAAAGTGGCTTTTATTGGTAAAGTTGGCCAGGATTCCTTTGGAGAACTGATTTTGGCCACACTGAAAAACAAGCATGTCAACACGGATGCGATCCTGAGAAGAGAAGATTTAAAAACAGGTGCGACCGTTGTTCTGAACTTCGGGGAAGACAGGGCGATGATCACACACCCAGGAGCAATGGAGGACCTGGCTTTTACAGATATTGACTGGGCCACTGTCGGCAGATCGCGCCATTTGCATCTTTCCTCTTTTTTTATTCAAAAAGGGATCCGAAAAGATGTCCCTTCTATTTTTAAAAAAGCGAAAGAAATAGGCCTTACAACCTCTTTCGATCCGCAATGGGATCCCGGCGAAGAATGGCAGATGGACCTTGAAGGTATTTTGCCCTATGTGGATATTTTTCTGCCGAACAAAAAAGAGCTCTTACACCTTACCGGGCACGGCAGTTTACAAAGTGCCGTCCGGCACATTAAGTCTTTGGCCAACACCATTGTGGTAAAACTTGGCAACGAAGGTTCCGCGCTTTTCACTCCCGACGGTGAGGTTTTTCAGCCTGCGTTTTTGAACACCGATGTCGTTGACGCCATTGGAGCCGGCGACAGCTTCAACGCAGGCTTTATTCACAAATTCGTTGGCGGCCATCCCCTTCCCGCATGCCAGGAGTTCGGCAATATGATAGGTGCATACTCCACTACCGCATCCGGAGGGACAGGTGCATTCTCTGCCGGCAGTAATATACATCAGAACGTTAAAGAAAGATTTGGTTATGCCGAAAAGCAACATGATTGA
- a CDS encoding class II fructose-bisphosphate aldolase — translation MPKSNMIDKLREMRKTHSSLLATNFYNYETLRGIMQAASHLGQPVILQLTKSSIDYMGLSVAVNLAKSSLEEYQVEGWLHLDHSGSYDLVHECLDAGFDSVMIDASEKSLGENIEITQRVVELAARYNANVEAELGYIAKLGQSKEKTGFTDPAEAKYFVEQTGINALAVAIGSAHGFYTQEPKLDMERLKEIQAATHIPLVLHGGSGIPGDSLKEAIKNGICKINLATEIKNIFMQTLKNSMVHNQDIDLRNVFPSAIEAVSLLVEKKLEIVKS, via the coding sequence ATGCCGAAAAGCAACATGATTGACAAGCTCAGAGAGATGCGGAAAACCCATTCATCTCTGCTTGCTACGAATTTTTACAACTACGAAACCCTGCGGGGTATTATGCAGGCTGCATCGCATCTCGGCCAGCCAGTGATTCTGCAGCTCACCAAAAGCTCCATTGACTATATGGGATTGTCCGTTGCGGTGAATCTTGCCAAATCGTCACTTGAAGAATATCAGGTAGAAGGCTGGCTTCACCTGGACCATTCCGGATCCTATGACCTTGTACACGAGTGCCTAGACGCGGGGTTTGATTCCGTGATGATCGACGCCAGTGAGAAATCGCTCGGAGAAAATATAGAGATCACCCAAAGGGTAGTCGAACTGGCCGCAAGGTACAACGCCAACGTAGAAGCAGAGCTGGGCTATATCGCCAAACTTGGCCAGTCCAAAGAGAAAACCGGCTTTACGGATCCCGCCGAAGCAAAGTATTTTGTGGAACAGACGGGTATCAACGCTCTTGCGGTAGCCATCGGGTCGGCACACGGATTTTATACACAGGAACCCAAACTGGACATGGAGCGCCTGAAGGAAATTCAGGCAGCCACCCACATTCCGCTGGTACTGCACGGCGGTTCGGGAATTCCGGGAGACAGCCTGAAAGAGGCGATCAAAAACGGGATTTGCAAGATAAATCTTGCTACCGAAATCAAAAATATATTCATGCAGACCCTCAAGAATTCAATGGTTCACAACCAGGACATTGATCTCAGAAATGTGTTCCCCTCGGCAATTGAGGCCGTTTCTCTGCTGGTAGAGAAAAAACTGGAAATTGTAAAAAGCTAG
- a CDS encoding amidohydrolase family protein, translating into MKKYLYFGILPFFVLMQNCNETRNSEYYSQEDYPIVEKYDSHVHINSFNPAFLDFAAKNNFRLLSLNVAAPEYVPIEIQQDFAVEHLKKHADRFAYTTSFHIENIGDSSWQERTIGYLRESFARGACGVKVWKNIGMEYKDGKGTFVMIDDPRLDPIWDFIEKNNKTLVGHLGEPKNCWLPLEKMTVKNDREYFAGHPEYHMFLHPEFPSYEKQIEARDNMLAKHPRLRFNGAHLASLEWSLDELAKRLDKFPNMVVDMAERISHIQYQTVQDHQKVYDFFIKYQDRVLYSTDLVFDDSQAPEDFLKHADETWKSHWAFFTSDQVMKAPEVSEKFEALHLPRVVIDKLYRKNAEKWFPLTLTQ; encoded by the coding sequence ATGAAAAAATATCTTTATTTTGGAATACTACCTTTTTTTGTTCTTATGCAAAACTGCAACGAAACCCGGAATTCGGAATATTATAGCCAGGAGGACTACCCTATCGTAGAAAAATATGACTCGCACGTTCATATTAACTCCTTCAACCCTGCCTTTCTGGATTTTGCCGCCAAAAACAATTTCCGCCTGCTCAGCCTGAATGTGGCCGCACCAGAATATGTACCCATAGAAATACAGCAGGATTTCGCTGTCGAACACCTGAAGAAACATGCGGATCGCTTTGCCTATACAACCAGCTTTCATATCGAAAACATCGGTGACAGCAGCTGGCAGGAGCGTACGATTGGATACCTGCGTGAATCATTTGCCAGGGGCGCCTGTGGTGTGAAGGTCTGGAAGAACATCGGAATGGAATATAAAGACGGCAAGGGCACATTTGTTATGATTGATGATCCGCGCCTGGACCCGATCTGGGATTTTATAGAAAAAAATAATAAAACCCTGGTGGGTCACCTGGGGGAGCCCAAAAACTGCTGGCTGCCTCTCGAGAAAATGACCGTAAAAAACGACCGTGAGTACTTTGCAGGCCATCCTGAATACCATATGTTTCTGCACCCTGAATTCCCCTCGTACGAAAAACAGATCGAAGCAAGGGATAATATGCTGGCTAAACATCCCCGGCTGCGCTTTAACGGCGCACATCTGGCCAGCCTGGAATGGAGCCTGGACGAACTGGCCAAAAGACTGGATAAATTCCCTAACATGGTGGTAGACATGGCCGAGCGAATCTCCCACATCCAATACCAGACGGTTCAGGATCACCAAAAAGTATACGACTTTTTTATCAAATACCAGGACCGGGTACTTTATTCTACCGATCTGGTTTTTGACGATAGCCAGGCCCCTGAAGATTTTCTGAAACACGCGGACGAAACCTGGAAAAGCCATTGGGCTTTTTTTACATCCGATCAGGTGATGAAGGCACCCGAGGTAAGCGAAAAATTTGAGGCACTGCACCTGCCCCGTGTCGTCATCGACAAGCTTTACAGAAAAAATGCCGAAAAATGGTTTCCGTTGACCCTAACACAGTAG
- a CDS encoding carbohydrate-binding family 9-like protein — MTSVYHILCLLSTILFTAPVNKERQAENNILVIKKSVDFAIDGTGSGIHWDKTNWTILPPLSSGQKTYSTKAKVLYSDKGIYFLFFCKDKKLTATMQADFLDLWNEDVIEIFLQPDPAVQAYFEYELSPLNYELPINIYNENGQLNSWVPFHYTDDRKTRHAVTVQDGIQKSGADTNSWTSEIFIPFKLLKPLFKNAPVSGTRWKGNLYRIDYDKGETLWAWQPNSGNFHEYEKFGIFEFE, encoded by the coding sequence ATGACGTCCGTCTACCATATCCTTTGCCTCTTGTCGACCATCCTGTTTACCGCCCCTGTAAACAAAGAGAGGCAGGCCGAAAATAATATTCTCGTGATCAAAAAATCCGTCGATTTCGCAATAGACGGAACAGGGTCTGGTATCCATTGGGATAAAACCAACTGGACCATACTCCCTCCACTCAGTTCAGGACAAAAAACATATAGTACCAAAGCGAAGGTACTGTATTCTGACAAGGGTATTTATTTTCTCTTTTTTTGTAAAGACAAAAAACTCACTGCTACCATGCAGGCAGATTTCCTGGACCTCTGGAATGAAGACGTGATCGAAATTTTCCTTCAGCCAGACCCGGCCGTTCAGGCTTATTTCGAGTACGAGTTATCCCCTTTGAATTACGAGCTGCCGATAAACATATACAATGAAAATGGCCAACTGAACAGCTGGGTTCCGTTTCATTACACCGACGACCGCAAAACACGCCATGCTGTAACTGTACAGGATGGTATACAGAAAAGTGGCGCCGATACCAACAGCTGGACGTCGGAAATATTTATCCCTTTTAAGTTATTAAAACCATTGTTCAAAAACGCTCCGGTTTCGGGTACGCGATGGAAAGGAAATCTCTACCGGATTGACTACGACAAAGGTGAAACCTTATGGGCATGGCAACCCAACAGTGGTAACTTTCACGAATATGAAAAATTTGGAATTTTCGAATTTGAATAA
- a CDS encoding Gfo/Idh/MocA family protein — translation MNEDSKPALFPSRRTFVKESAAIVGGILTASGFAGKAHGWSLNNDPIKVALIGCGSRGAGAALNALSANANAVLVAMADVFQDKLDETYATLMKVGRIKDFVKVPQNQKFVGFDAYEKAIACADVVLLVTPPAFRPSHFAAAVKAGKHVFMEKPLASDAPGIRQVLETGKEATRKNLKVLVGLQNRYDPGYQEMVKKIQQGAIGRIISATDYYLIGPVTNVPRVTGQTEMEFQMRNWRYFNWLWAGSPAGLQIHNTDIVNWVKGGYPIRAQGMGGRSSLKGPDHGDIFDHFYIEYEYADGTKLNSQIRHISGTWNKGGATFQGATGSASLQAGIKNSKGEQIWRNPNKDSENAYQIEHNVLFAAIRNNTPLNDTEWGAKSTMTTILGRMAVHSGKLVEWDEAFHSDLTLMPDRFAWDAEPPVKPDKDGNYPVPIPGLSKVL, via the coding sequence ATGAACGAAGACAGCAAGCCTGCCCTTTTCCCCAGCCGCCGTACTTTTGTGAAGGAGTCCGCCGCCATAGTCGGTGGCATACTGACTGCCTCCGGTTTTGCCGGGAAGGCCCACGGCTGGAGCCTGAACAACGACCCTATCAAAGTTGCACTCATCGGATGCGGAAGTCGCGGTGCAGGCGCCGCGCTCAATGCGCTAAGTGCTAACGCAAATGCAGTACTCGTGGCCATGGCCGATGTTTTTCAGGACAAGCTGGACGAAACCTACGCCACACTGATGAAAGTCGGCAGGATTAAAGATTTTGTCAAAGTTCCTCAAAATCAGAAATTCGTAGGTTTTGATGCATACGAAAAAGCCATTGCCTGCGCTGACGTGGTACTTCTGGTAACCCCTCCTGCTTTCAGGCCCTCGCACTTCGCTGCTGCGGTGAAAGCAGGGAAACACGTTTTCATGGAAAAACCGCTGGCTTCTGATGCCCCCGGGATTCGTCAGGTGCTTGAAACCGGCAAGGAAGCTACCCGAAAAAACCTGAAAGTGTTGGTAGGTCTGCAGAACCGGTACGATCCGGGTTATCAGGAAATGGTAAAAAAAATACAACAGGGAGCAATTGGCAGGATCATTTCGGCAACGGATTATTACCTCATCGGACCAGTCACTAATGTTCCGCGTGTAACAGGACAAACGGAAATGGAGTTTCAGATGCGTAACTGGAGATATTTCAACTGGCTATGGGCGGGATCACCAGCTGGCTTGCAAATTCACAACACCGATATCGTCAATTGGGTCAAAGGCGGCTATCCGATCCGTGCCCAGGGAATGGGCGGGCGGTCCTCGTTAAAAGGTCCGGACCATGGTGACATCTTCGATCATTTTTACATCGAATACGAGTACGCCGACGGCACCAAACTCAACAGCCAGATACGGCACATCAGCGGTACCTGGAACAAAGGGGGGGCGACGTTTCAGGGAGCAACGGGCTCTGCCAGTCTTCAGGCCGGGATCAAAAACAGCAAAGGCGAACAGATTTGGCGGAACCCGAATAAGGATTCGGAAAACGCATATCAGATCGAGCACAATGTACTGTTTGCAGCCATTCGCAATAATACGCCTCTGAATGACACCGAATGGGGGGCAAAAAGCACTATGACAACCATTCTGGGACGCATGGCAGTTCACTCAGGCAAACTGGTCGAATGGGATGAAGCCTTTCATTCAGATCTTACACTGATGCCCGACAGGTTTGCATGGGATGCCGAGCCTCCCGTCAAACCCGACAAAGACGGAAATTACCCGGTACCCATTCCGGGGTTATCCAAAGTGCTCTGA
- a CDS encoding 3-keto-disaccharide hydrolase — protein MKHLSVLFFILLYLCGCHSSKRLSADAESLNNAPKVNRKALQNKGFRVLYKGEDLSGWQVLAGHRNHWTSKGDLIDYDGKSEEKDKCLWTTESFCDFVLLIDVRLTRKPEMARSPVILPNGETARNADGTNQEVEIPYNGDTGIYLRGDSKNQVNIGNRYIGSGEIYGYRVDKTLPAEIRAAVTPKIKADNPPGEWNRFEITMKGSRVWVNLNGRNVVENALLPGIASCGKIALQDDHATNNTCQFANIYIKTLTE, from the coding sequence ATGAAACACCTATCAGTACTCTTTTTTATTCTGCTATACCTCTGTGGCTGCCATTCGTCCAAAAGACTTTCGGCAGACGCAGAATCCTTAAACAATGCCCCGAAGGTGAATCGGAAAGCTTTGCAAAATAAGGGATTCAGAGTCCTTTATAAAGGTGAAGATCTTTCGGGCTGGCAGGTATTGGCAGGGCATCGTAACCACTGGACCTCAAAGGGCGATCTCATTGATTATGATGGTAAAAGTGAAGAAAAAGACAAATGCCTGTGGACGACGGAATCTTTCTGCGATTTTGTGCTGCTCATCGACGTGAGGCTGACACGGAAACCAGAAATGGCCAGGAGCCCCGTCATTCTGCCAAATGGTGAGACCGCCAGGAATGCTGACGGCACGAATCAGGAAGTGGAAATTCCTTATAACGGTGACACCGGAATTTACCTGCGCGGGGATTCCAAAAATCAGGTAAATATCGGAAACCGGTACATTGGCTCGGGGGAGATTTATGGTTACCGGGTAGACAAAACACTCCCGGCTGAGATACGTGCGGCTGTGACACCTAAAATAAAAGCCGATAACCCGCCCGGAGAGTGGAACCGGTTTGAAATCACCATGAAGGGATCCAGGGTTTGGGTGAATCTCAACGGCAGGAATGTAGTGGAAAACGCACTGTTACCGGGCATCGCTTCCTGCGGAAAAATAGCCCTCCAGGACGACCATGCCACTAATAATACCTGCCAGTTTGCCAATATCTACATTAAAACCCTTACGGAATAA
- a CDS encoding amidohydrolase, whose product MTTMKRIVPDGTVKRLAIGLLAFCLSLTVADRLNAQPALTKQILALTDQEYNSLENLYKHLHAHPELSLQEKETAALLTQTLAPTGCQITTGVGGHGIVGIMKNGPGPVVMIRTDMDALPLKENTGVGFASNKVARLESDKESPLMHACGHDMHMAVWIGVARVLAKLKKEWSGTVVFVGQPAEEKGLGATAMLADGLFKKFPRPDYALALHVNSALESAKVGICSGYVLANIDVLDIVVKGKGGHGSVPQLTIDPIVMASKMILGFQTIVSREISPQTPALITVGSVHGGTNDNIIPDEVKLELSIRSFDDEVQKAVIEKVRRTCEGIAHASGVEKQNYPVVTIRKGHTPAVYNDPALAKKMTENFVKLLGEDKVVSLSAEMFGEDFGWYGRETPAIPTLIYSLGSVNPGKMADAKKTGQTIPSTHSSMYLPDYPPTLRTGVISMSSAALSLLKK is encoded by the coding sequence ATGACGACGATGAAGAGGATCGTTCCAGACGGAACAGTAAAAAGGCTGGCTATCGGCTTGCTTGCATTTTGCCTGAGCCTGACGGTTGCTGACCGGCTCAACGCACAGCCCGCTTTGACCAAGCAAATCCTGGCACTGACCGACCAGGAATACAACAGCCTCGAAAACCTTTATAAACATTTGCATGCACATCCCGAATTATCCCTGCAGGAAAAAGAGACAGCCGCATTACTTACCCAGACTTTGGCCCCAACCGGCTGCCAGATTACAACGGGAGTCGGAGGGCACGGTATTGTAGGAATCATGAAAAATGGGCCGGGGCCTGTGGTGATGATTCGTACAGACATGGATGCTTTGCCTCTGAAAGAGAATACCGGTGTCGGTTTTGCAAGCAACAAGGTAGCACGTCTTGAGTCTGACAAAGAATCACCACTTATGCATGCCTGCGGTCATGATATGCACATGGCAGTATGGATCGGCGTGGCCAGGGTATTGGCAAAACTCAAAAAAGAGTGGAGCGGCACGGTGGTTTTTGTGGGCCAGCCGGCTGAGGAAAAAGGCCTGGGTGCAACTGCTATGCTTGCCGATGGTCTTTTTAAGAAATTCCCCAGGCCCGACTATGCCCTGGCACTGCACGTTAATTCGGCTCTCGAATCCGCAAAAGTGGGTATCTGCAGCGGTTATGTACTTGCTAATATTGATGTGCTGGATATAGTAGTCAAGGGGAAAGGCGGGCACGGATCGGTTCCTCAGCTAACGATTGACCCCATTGTGATGGCTTCTAAAATGATACTTGGTTTTCAAACGATCGTAAGCCGGGAAATATCACCGCAAACTCCGGCTCTCATCACGGTGGGCTCCGTACACGGAGGCACCAACGATAACATTATTCCCGATGAAGTAAAACTGGAACTCTCCATCCGCTCGTTTGATGATGAGGTGCAGAAGGCAGTGATCGAAAAAGTAAGAAGAACCTGTGAAGGAATTGCGCATGCGTCGGGAGTAGAAAAACAGAATTATCCGGTTGTAACGATCCGTAAAGGACATACCCCGGCAGTCTATAACGATCCTGCACTGGCTAAGAAAATGACTGAAAACTTTGTCAAACTGCTCGGGGAAGATAAAGTGGTAAGCTTGTCTGCCGAAATGTTCGGAGAAGACTTCGGCTGGTACGGACGCGAGACTCCCGCTATACCCACACTCATCTACTCACTGGGTTCTGTAAATCCCGGCAAAATGGCTGACGCGAAAAAGACCGGCCAGACCATTCCTTCAACCCACTCGTCTATGTACCTGCCCGATTACCCCCCTACCTTACGTACAGGTGTAATCAGTATGTCGTCGGCAGCACTTTCCCTGCTAAAAAAATAG
- a CDS encoding D-alanine--D-alanine ligase family protein gives MKTTVAVIFGGKSAEHDVSLKSATNIYNAIDTTELKPLLLGVDYNGQWRFNDNYGETNVDLYQNDYFSGASFVSLKKGTGAIEIISQDSNRSLASFHVAFPIIHGTFGEDGTLQGILKSLEVAYVGPDILGSAIGMDKEVAKRLLRDAGIPISAFFTLYRHNPGQFSFEEIVQELGLPLFVKPANAGSSVGVSKVANKAEFERAVSEAFIYDKKILVEEAVFGKEVECAVLGNEVVKASVLGEIVSAANFYSYEEKYLNLDGVQTKIPAEIGEQASAQIRATAIKAFGVLCCEGMSRIDFFLREDNTFVLNEINTLPGFTATSMYPQLWEHTGIPYPRLLSELVQLAQHRQERETVLKYTI, from the coding sequence ATGAAAACCACGGTTGCAGTCATATTCGGCGGAAAGTCAGCAGAGCATGATGTCTCATTGAAGTCAGCCACCAATATTTATAATGCTATAGATACTACCGAATTAAAACCACTCCTTCTGGGTGTTGACTATAACGGACAATGGCGATTTAATGATAACTATGGAGAGACAAACGTGGATCTGTACCAAAATGACTATTTTTCTGGCGCCTCGTTCGTTTCTCTAAAAAAGGGGACCGGCGCAATTGAAATTATCAGCCAGGATTCAAATCGGTCGCTGGCTTCCTTCCACGTTGCTTTTCCAATCATTCACGGAACTTTTGGTGAAGACGGAACACTCCAGGGTATACTGAAATCACTGGAGGTAGCGTATGTAGGTCCGGATATTTTGGGATCGGCCATAGGTATGGACAAGGAAGTCGCAAAAAGGCTTCTGAGGGACGCAGGAATTCCGATCTCTGCCTTTTTTACACTCTACCGGCACAACCCAGGCCAGTTTTCTTTTGAAGAAATAGTACAAGAACTCGGCCTGCCCCTTTTTGTGAAACCAGCCAATGCGGGCTCGTCTGTGGGTGTGAGCAAAGTTGCGAATAAGGCCGAATTCGAACGGGCTGTTTCGGAGGCATTTATTTACGACAAAAAAATTCTTGTTGAAGAAGCCGTCTTTGGAAAAGAGGTGGAATGTGCTGTACTCGGTAACGAAGTAGTAAAGGCGTCGGTACTTGGCGAAATTGTCAGCGCTGCCAATTTTTATTCTTATGAGGAAAAATACCTGAACCTGGATGGCGTACAGACCAAAATACCGGCTGAGATCGGGGAACAGGCTTCTGCACAGATCCGGGCAACGGCGATAAAGGCTTTTGGGGTTTTATGCTGCGAAGGTATGTCCCGGATCGACTTCTTTTTAAGAGAAGATAACACGTTCGTTCTCAACGAAATCAATACATTACCCGGTTTTACCGCAACAAGTATGTACCCACAGTTATGGGAGCATACAGGTATTCCTTACCCCAGGCTACTTTCAGAGCTGGTACAATTAGCTCAGCACCGTCAGGAGAGAGAGACGGTGCTGAAGTATACGATCTGA
- a CDS encoding DUF4932 domain-containing protein, with translation MLRSTFFLLALLWASHSFGITFKSAEMHCQGSKISVQVNNNVELLGFVYFLGYEGRESVTNPQYSEKNKKRYAYGLDLYHRYKRFENSKHLAVAMGFAENIWLDYFINLLLQLDDFPNARLRDSIDTRYYARFSNSGNLTEARNNAIRFIDAMNAIYVEVDFGTYLRQSQPFYRNAMAQVLTGIPDSNFIPQMEAFYQGSFESYALYPSLTIPTGMGFGVCYQKDVQTHAAHVFGAFAPPAFSDTARLDMGFRDPKHLLELSTHEFGHSFVNPAVDQIPEALIKVTENYFIPIREAMSDQGYTGWKSCLYEHFVRAGEVIIARNLGDTEKAERLKDYYTTGRKFIYLPILLTELEKYNANRTIPYSTAVRLAMEGMVNDATKR, from the coding sequence ATGCTCCGATCAACATTTTTTCTCTTAGCCCTGTTGTGGGCTAGCCATTCATTTGGTATCACTTTTAAGTCTGCCGAAATGCATTGCCAAGGTAGCAAAATCAGTGTGCAGGTCAATAACAATGTCGAATTACTGGGATTTGTGTATTTCCTCGGATATGAAGGCCGGGAGTCTGTGACCAACCCGCAGTATTCGGAAAAAAATAAAAAACGTTACGCTTATGGTTTAGATCTGTACCACCGTTACAAGCGCTTTGAAAACAGTAAACATTTGGCAGTGGCAATGGGTTTTGCTGAAAATATCTGGCTCGACTACTTCATCAACCTGCTTCTGCAACTTGACGATTTCCCAAACGCCCGGCTCAGAGATTCTATTGATACCCGCTATTATGCACGGTTTTCTAATTCCGGCAATCTTACAGAAGCCAGGAACAATGCGATCAGGTTTATTGACGCAATGAACGCAATTTACGTGGAAGTGGATTTTGGTACCTATCTCCGGCAAAGCCAACCATTTTACAGAAATGCGATGGCACAGGTGCTGACGGGAATACCGGATAGCAACTTCATACCTCAAATGGAGGCGTTTTATCAGGGAAGTTTTGAATCTTACGCATTATATCCCAGCCTGACCATTCCCACCGGAATGGGGTTTGGTGTTTGCTACCAAAAAGATGTGCAAACACATGCGGCGCACGTGTTTGGTGCTTTTGCTCCGCCTGCTTTCAGCGATACTGCCAGACTGGATATGGGGTTTCGTGACCCGAAACACCTGCTTGAACTGAGTACCCATGAATTCGGCCATTCGTTTGTTAATCCGGCTGTGGACCAAATTCCAGAGGCACTTATCAAGGTGACAGAAAACTATTTTATCCCAATACGCGAAGCCATGTCCGATCAGGGTTATACCGGTTGGAAGAGTTGTCTGTATGAGCATTTTGTCAGAGCGGGCGAAGTGATCATTGCGCGGAATCTTGGGGATACGGAAAAAGCAGAGCGGTTAAAAGATTATTACACCACGGGAAGAAAATTCATTTACCTCCCGATTCTGCTAACCGAACTTGAAAAATACAATGCAAACAGAACCATCCCTTACAGCACTGCCGTCAGGCTGGCGATGGAAGGGATGGTAAATGATGCTACGAAAAGGTAA